CAGTGGGCAGCCTGCTCCCTTGCTCTGCCGAACCGCTCCCATTTCAGCGAGCCATTCAACTGGCTTTGGCTCACAGTCCTGCAATGCAAATGGCCACTGCCGAGCAGGTCAAGGCGCAGCAAGCGTATTTTGAGACCCGCAATGTCTATCTGCCGCAGCTGACCTTCGGCTCCGGCATTGCTCAGACATGGGGCTTTCCGTTAAGCATTGAGGGCTCTGCGCCCGCAGTCTTCCAGGTAGGCTATCAATCCACGCTGGTGAACTTTGCGCAGCGGGAATTCATTCGCTCAGCCCAGCATGATGTAAATGCTTCTTCGCTTAGTAAGGAAGATCAGCGCAAGGCAGTGATCCTGGAAACTTCTCTCGCTTATCTGCAGCTCGACATTCTCACTTCGCAGATCTCAGTGCTGCAGGCGCAGAAAAATGAGGCTCTTCACCTGGAGAACGTCGTTACGCAGCGGGTACAGCAAGGCGTAGACAGCCAGATGGAACTCACCCGCGCCCGGCTGGCGGCAGCGCGCGTCCGCATGCGTATGGCCGATCTCGAAGGCAGTGCCGACTTGCAGCGGCAGAAACTAAGTCAGCTGACTGGTCTACCCGCCCAAAGCATTGAGACCGTTCCCGAATCTATTCCCAAGCTTCCGGAAGTCAGTCAGGACGAAGACCTGCCCGATAAGGCCATTGCCTCCAGTCCGGCCGTGAAGATGGCCGAAGAGCGTGTGGCCGCCAGTAATCTCCGCGCCATGGGAGAACACAAAGCCTTCTATCCCTCCATCGATCTGGTGATGCAATACGGACTCTTCTCCAAGTACAACAACTACGATCTCTACTTCAATCACTTTCAGCGCAACAACGCCACCCTGGGTGCATCCATACGTTTTCCATTCCTGAACTTTGTGCAGCGTGCACGGGCTGCGCAGGCGGATGCCGAGATAGTCCGCGTAAAACAACAGGCGGAGACCGTCAAGAACCAGGTCTCTGCGGAAACTCTCCATTTGCAGCGACAGGTCAAGCAACTTGCGGCCGCCCAACAGGTCGCTATGCTCGAGTATCAACTTGCGCAGTCGCAAGCCGAAGCGCTGCAGATACGGGTCGAAGCAGGCACCGGGGCGGGGCCTACGCCAGCCAATCTGCCAGAATCCACGGTGACACCCCCCAACCCACGCGACCTCGCGAACGCGCGTCTGCAGGCTAGCGATCGGTATAACAGTTATCTGGACACAACCTTCGAATTGGAGCGCAGTCGCATGCAGTTGCTCAAATCCACCGGCGAAATTGAAAACTGGGCCCTCCCGGGACATTAGGATCCTTTCAAAGGGGGCCGGAAGCCGCGCCCGCCCGGTCCCCCATTTCTCTTCTTGGTGCCCCATCCTGACCATTTACCCAAAGTCCCTTCTGCCCGCGAACTCCAGCTGTTAACCTTGGTATGTTAGGGCTGGCTCGGGCGATGCCCGTGGACAAGCAAAACTTTGGCTAAGCTGTTAAGATAGTTGTTTCAATAAGATGGCTCTCAAAACGCTGTTTCTGAATCCTCCTTCCTTCGAGAACTTCGACGGCGGCGCCAGTTCGCGTTGGCCGGCAACCCGTGAAATTGAGTCCTATTGGTACCCGGTCTGGCTGGCTTACCCCACAGGCATGCTCGAAGACGCTCGCCTGCTGGATGCTCCGCCCCATCACGTGAGCGGCGAGCAGACCATTGAGCTGTGCAAGGAATACGAATTCCTTGTGCTCTTTACCAGCACTCCTGGGTTCCCCGGCGACCTCCGCCTCGCTGAAGCTATCAAGCAGGCCAATCCAAACATCCGGATTGCCTTCGTCGGTCCTCACGTCACTGTTCTGCCCGAGGAAACCCTCAAGCAGTGCCCTGCAATCGATTTCGTCGCTCGCAAAGAGTTTGACTACTCGGTCACCGATTTCGCCAAAGGCAAGTCCTTAGACGAAATCCCAGGTATCAGCTTCCGCCGCAATGGCAGCATCGTTCACAATCCGGACGGTCCCCAGATTCAGGACCTCGATGCTCTTCCCGACGTCACCGATGTCTACCATCGC
The Terriglobales bacterium DNA segment above includes these coding regions:
- a CDS encoding TolC family protein, with product MLRFSTSRALHLLQILLAISAVGSLLPCSAEPLPFQRAIQLALAHSPAMQMATAEQVKAQQAYFETRNVYLPQLTFGSGIAQTWGFPLSIEGSAPAVFQVGYQSTLVNFAQREFIRSAQHDVNASSLSKEDQRKAVILETSLAYLQLDILTSQISVLQAQKNEALHLENVVTQRVQQGVDSQMELTRARLAAARVRMRMADLEGSADLQRQKLSQLTGLPAQSIETVPESIPKLPEVSQDEDLPDKAIASSPAVKMAEERVAASNLRAMGEHKAFYPSIDLVMQYGLFSKYNNYDLYFNHFQRNNATLGASIRFPFLNFVQRARAAQADAEIVRVKQQAETVKNQVSAETLHLQRQVKQLAAAQQVAMLEYQLAQSQAEALQIRVEAGTGAGPTPANLPESTVTPPNPRDLANARLQASDRYNSYLDTTFELERSRMQLLKSTGEIENWALPGH